Part of the Henckelia pumila isolate YLH828 chromosome 2, ASM3356847v2, whole genome shotgun sequence genome is shown below.
GGAGGATACAAATATACCACggatattggggagaccattcCTGGCCACTGCGGATACCAAGATCGAAGTCAAAAAGGGTGAAttatcgatgggtgtggaaggcgAGAGAGTGATTTTCAACTTATTCATGAAGACACCTACTCCACCCTTCGAGGAGTTATGCTTAATTGAACCAGTCGTGAAGTTAGAGAGCTGTCAAAGAGCTGATTTTGCGGTTGATTCATCAAAGGAGAGAGCGCCAAATTTACCAAATAATAAGTTCACGAAAAAtagagcaaaatttaaaaggcggttcgtgaaATTTATTTGGCGTGTGAAAGAAACGGGGAAGACTTaataccggtgaaagtcgggctgacgactttaaaccaagcgctgcttgggaggcaacccaagctttttgttttattttatttgcttttatttttattttatttaatttttgttatttattttttagtattttattatcaatttttgaagcttaatttttgttaattttcaattttttaggCTCCAGAATCTCAAATTCGAGAAGACGGCGCGCCCGCTCCTCTCAATCGAGCGCTCGCACCCTGTGCAATCCATTACTACTCAAGTGCGCAAACCAGCTCCAAAGTGCGCAAACTCTTGCACAAACGCGCTACTCAAGGGCGCAACTCCATGCGCAAACAATGATCCCCATCTGCGCAGAACTTCCGCGCAAGAGTAAGCGCAAACAAGCATCCATGTGCGCCTCCTCAAGTGCAAACGCGCAAGAATCCATGCGCCAACAAGATCTCTTCTGCTCCATCTCTAGCGCAATCACGCTCCCAGCTGCTCTGCCCTGTGCAAACAATATTCCTATCTGCACTCACCCGTGCGCAATCGTGCTTCACCAACAgattatccatgcatcaacaactGTTACACCATCTGCGCTACTTCCTTGAGCAAACGCGCAAGAAACCTGCTCATCCTTGCGCTAACAACATTTCCTAGATGCTCTCACTCATGCGCAAACCAGCTCTCAACCGTGCAAGTTTCCTCCACCTTGTGTGATTGAGCAGTCCAGCAACTCCTCAGTGCAAAATCCATGCGCAAATGCGCATCCTTTCCACTCCTTCCACCAATCGCGGTCGCAATCCAAGTTCCATTGGATGATCATGTCGTGATTATTCTACATTCCATTGATGGTCGTATTTTGATGGTGTTATACATGCTCGAAAATTTTTCTCCTCGTGATGAAGTTGATGATGAcatcgagtactgatgctcggtgtcgaaggtacgcATCCTGTATTCATTTTTATTGTATTCAATCATTAAGGACAATGATCatactaagtttggggggatgaatcATTTTGCCAATGACTTAGTTGCTTGCTAGGTTGATGATTTGAATTATTGAAAGTTGtttagttgaattttattgtgctagttaaaattttgtttgagtttttttgtGTTATGTGAGTAGAGTTTAAAAGAAGTCAAGAAATAATTGAATGCATGGCTAATGAAAAaattgtgctataactgaaatccatgactgtctacctatctgataaatatttttgaaaaatgaaaccaattagatgaacaatttcttatatactctatgattaatacttgaatgtgatttttgaaacatacagacagagatgattgaggcattctttgaaattttttggcctgaattttattgaataaatttatccttagttgccatttgagcctacacgtatatgagtatttgaggtacaaaaatttgaattttttgtgaaaatcatcgtttactgctgatgattattcttttctgcactgattgatatttgtatgatttaattgtggattgagacttgtctagaactagttcaaacactcttcAAGGCGAAATATGGGCATAACTATTGATGATGTCagaattttacctcgggttcggtctggtagaatggatcctccaaatccTTTAGAAagtaggtcgggtcgggtatggcggaactgcacaagcaacagctaggtcaaagggacgccgaaagtgttttcggtgtgacccctccgatgcctaagtcagtttCTTGAAGGCAGAGAGTATGATTAATGCAAAAACTGggagatatgagtgcgtgaaaataaaagtgagtaatgaataatgaataataatcaataattacaaccataacagtacctgtatttataggagaaaatagaataatttacctagtcgaattataacatgtcctgTACTGagactcttcatccattggacCGCCTTCAAGTTTATCCCCATCTCATGAATATCTGGAGATGGTCAAACTTATCCACAATGCATGTAAATCCGAGACTTAGAGAAGTCTATCCAGCCCATTAGGGCCCAGCTCTGGTCAGCCCATAAATAACAGCCCAGTTCAAGTCAAGCCCTAACAGGTGTaaaactgggctggaccttgCCTAATGATTATAATTCAATAATTGGGCCAACCCTCATAAACCCATAACGAACGGATTcgggttaaaataatttcacggggtatcaatagtacctcccgaactggtctaaaagaagaatgagTTTAGACTAAGAATGGAGTCCGGTCCCCACACTGTACATGTGTCCTTAGAATAGTCCAgcattttattcatgcaatgTGTTTCTTTTGGACGATCCAGATCAGGATCCGCGTGATGTGTTTTTCATGAACGACTCAGATGTCCCTTGACGGTTCATTTATCGAAGCCAAAAAAACTGACTTGTCCCGTCCCGAGCCGTAGATCCAGTAAAAAATCAACGGTCCAGATCGATTCACCATCTCTATATATATGagtttgtaaaattttttttgttaccTTTTACTTTTGTATTGTTACACTGCAAGAATTTCGAGAGCCCTCCCAAACTGGACTGCGCAATCCCGAGCTGCCTTTATCGTTTGTGTCAATCCCGGGCTACAACTCTCTCACCTGTAAGTCCTCCCGCCTTTACACTAGGTTGATTAAAAAGTCTTCCCCCGACGAAACTTCCATTAAAGAAGTAGTATCTTTTATCGAAGCACCCAACTCTCCCTCTAACGACCCCGAGCCCTCTGATTCCAATAATCCAAGCTCCGAGCTGGATTTATCGGAGACTCGTATAGAAAAATTAAAGCGACTACACAAACTTAGGTCGGATGAGGCCCGTTTATCTGCTAAGGGTAGACAATGGTATGAGGTCTTGGCCTCCCACTTGAGCCCTGACCTGGGTCCTAGTATTACAGAGAGATCGGGAATGCCTGAGGGCTATGAGATCATAATCCTGGGCCATAAAGACCGAGCTCACAAACCACCTACTGGTTTTTTAAGTTTCAGCATAGATCAAGTAAGAATGGTTTTGAGATTTCCAATCCCGAGCTGCGTATCTCAGCTCTGTCAATATTTTTGTGTGTGCCCAAGTCAATTGTCCCCGAACTCGTTTAGTTCGATCTTATCCCTAGCAGttctattttgttttttcaGAATTCCCTTAGACATAGGAAATTTTATTCAATTCCTTCAAATTAAGAAGACTGCCCCGGGCCGTTTTTATATTTCCATGCGACCTGAATACCCCTTTTTAAGGGGAAAGCCGAGCTCTCACAAAGGTTGGACCAATAGATATTTCTATGTTAAGCCTACCCAGTCCTGGGAGTGTCGAAGTAACTGGGCTATGAATTTCACCACTCCTGAACCTGATCGGGGATGATCTGCTCTGCCATTACGGCTTCAGTGGGAAAGGAGTAGAGATCGAAGGGGATGTAGGTAGTACCCCTGTTCCCGTACTACCAATATTTAGACTAATTgagacacacaatttatttattcattgcACTTTTATTTGTTTAGACGACAGGATCAGATCCGCCACCATGCCTGCAAATTTCAGAGCTGCCTTGAAGAACCTGAAAAGGAAAAAATCAGAGGACGCGGAGGCTAGCTCGAAACCCGAGGCTGAACTGATTGCACCGCCTAAGAAAAAATCCTCCAAGGCCAAGGAGCAAGGGCATACTACGGCTTCCGAACTGCCACCACCACCTTCCTCCTTATCATCCCGACCTCATGGCAAAGGCCCGGTAGAGGAGTTTGGATCTCTTCAGGACATGGAGCGCCGGGGTACGGCGGCTCAGCCCGGGCTACCTGACTTGTCCTTCTTCTCGAAGCCCGATCCCCAAGGGACCCTAGGCATAATGCAAAACTTGATCTTCCGAGGTGACGTAAAAATTCTTCAAGCTGTAACTCATCTTGAGGCTGAACAAAACTTTGCTTTGGCCTTCATGCAGGTATGTTACTGTGCTTTAATTCCTAGCTTATACACCGAGCTAGTGTTCATCCTTTTATATTATCATAGGCTTTAGCTTGGGGCGGGGATATCACCATTCGAGCTTCCCAGGAACGAGAAGACCATGCCATGAATCAAGAAGCCTTCGTAACTCGGATTTCCAAACTCACGCGAAAAACCCGTGAGATGAAAAAAGAGTATGAAGAGGAACAACTCGTTCTCCGTGCTGAAGCTGAGTCCTACCACACAGCTCTGGAGGCTTTCAACACCAAATGTTCCGAGCTGGAGGTGGAGAAGATCGAGCTGGAGGTCCAAGTGCGGGTCTTGAACCAAGAACTGAAAGCTTCCAAGGAGCTTGGAAAAAAGGAGTTTTTGGACTCCGCGGACTTTGCTAATGCAGTAGCTGAGAAGGCGGCAACCTTTTTTGACGAGGGCTTCAAGGGATGTCTTGCCCAGTTCAGGGCTAATGGATATTCCGAGGCCGAGCACCCCGCTTCTTTCCTGGATTGCTCCAAAGCTCTTGATGACATGCCCAAAGAGGATTCTGAGGAGGCTGAGCAAGAAAAACCCTCGGATCCCGAACAAAGCTCTAAGCCCCAAGACGCCCCCGCCCCTTGATTATTTCTGTATAAATACCTGTTTAAAACATGATCTATATGGTAGACCCTGCGCGGTCATTTAGTTTTGTTGTTGCCTAGATCGGGCTGATACAATGTTATTCAATGAAATGTTTTTGCCCATCTCTgcttgttatgcatgtttttgCCCAACTCGGGTTTTTTATATGCTTGCTATGAATGCAAATAACAGTTACGCCACGATTTTTTACCAAGTGTAAGAAGTTACACACCCGTCCTATATGTGACCGAACTGATTAAATGATGAAATCTTGAAGACATGACCTTCCTGTGCCTGGACCGGGTTAAGAGCTTGGCGGGAACTCATGCAATGTACTTTATTAAAATCCCGACCTCATACACCCGAACTGTCCAATATATATAAGAAACCATAAAATTGATTGAAAATTTTCAAGGGTCCAGGTACATTCCTGGAAATCAGAACCCCTATGAATTTTTTATCCGTGTTGTTTAACCAGTCCTGCTTGACCATTTAATAAGACTGATGAAGTTTGTATGAAAACCCTGTTTGGGCTATGAATTCCCTTGATGTGGGCCCCTGAGGTGAACTTTGAGTTCCaaacctgcctgggcttttagttccactgttGTGGTCCTTGAGtaccactgaggtggactttgaacgccagacctgcctgggcctttagttccactgatgtggtccttgcgtgccactgaagtggactttgagtgccagacctgcctaggcttttagttccactgatgtggttcttgcgtgccactgaagtggactttgagtgccagacctgcctgggcttttagttccactgatgtggtccttgcgtgccactgaagtgtactttgagtgccagacctgcctgggcttttagttccactgatgtggtccttgcgtgccactgaagtggactttgagtgccagacctgcctgggcctttagttccactgatgtggtccttgcatgccactgaagtggactttgagtgccagacctgcctgggcttttagttccactgatgtggtccttgcgtgccactgaagtggactttgagtgccagaccttccTGGTCTTTTAGTTCCACTCATGTGGTCCTTgcgtgccactgaagtggactttgagtgccagacctgcctgggcttttagttccactgatgtggtccttgcgtgccactgaagtggactttgagtgccaaacctgcctgggcttttagttacACTGttgtggtccttgagtgccactgaggtggactttgaatGCCAGACCTTCCTGGGcctttagttccactgatgtggtctttgcgtgccactgaagtggactttgagtgccagacctgcctgggcttttagttccactgatgtggtccttgcgtgccactgaagtggactttgagtgccaaacctgcctgggcttttagttccactgttgtggtccttgagtgccactgaggtggactttgaatgccagacctgcctgggcctttagttccactgatgtggtccttgcgtgccactgaagtggactttgagtgccagacctgcctgggcttttagttccactaatgtggtccttgcgtgccactgaagtggactttgagtgccagaccttcctgggcttttagttccactgatgtggtccttgtgtgccactgaagtggactttgagtgccagacctgcctgggcttttagttccactgatgtggtccttgcgtgccactgaagtggactttgagtgccagacatgcctgggcttttagttccactgttgtggtccttgagtgccactgaggtggactttgaatgccagacctgcctgggcctttagttccactgatgtggtccttgcgtgccactgaagtggactttgagtgccagacctgcctgggcttttagttccattgatgtggtccttgcgtgccactgaagtggactttgagtgccagacctgcctgggattttagttccactgatgtgctccttgcgtgccactgaagtggactttgagtgccagacctgtctgggcttttagttccactgatgtggtccttgcgtgccactgaagtggactttgagtgccagaccttcctgggcttttagttccactgatgtggtccttgcgtgccactgaagtggactttgagtgacagacctgcctgggcctttagttccactgatgtggtccttgcgtgccactgaagtggactttgagtgccagacctgcctgggcttttagttccactgatgtggtccttgcgtgccactgaagtggactttgagtgccagacttgcctgggcttttagttccactgatgtggtccttgcgtgccactgaagtggactttgagtgccagacctgcctgggctttgtaaAGAATGTCTAAAAGTACTAATGCGTTATATAAGAAAAATTGGCTCCTACTGTGcgattgttttttaaaaacaaaattgacACAAAACAAGACTGACCCTGAGATAAATAAAAACAGGACTGACTTTCATAacgtaaaaagaaaaaaaacccaCTGGTTAAGGACCAGCTTGATGAGTTATAGATACCGTGGTGAAACCCGGGCTGGCCTGCTTAGGGATAGTATTTTTTCAAGTGCTgagcattccatggccttttaccCTTTTTTCCTTGGGCATCTTCCAGATAATATGCCGCAATTCCAGCTTTTCCTATTACTTTGAATgggccttcatacttggcctctAGTTTTCCTCTTTCCCCTGGATGTTGTATCTTGCGCATAACCAGATCTTCCTCCTGAAAAACTTTAGGGTATACTCTTTTGTTGTAAGCCTGGGTCATTTGTTTACGATAGGCTGCGAGCCTAAGTGCTGCGCGGGACCTGTGTTCTTCGAGTAAGTCCAAATCCATTGCTCGTAGTGCTTGATTGTTTGCCCCATACGCCATTATCCTCGTACTCTCTTGTCCAATTTCTGCCGGGAGAACTGCTTCTGTCCCATACACCATACTGAAAGGAGTTTCACTTGTACCAGTTCGAGTTGTAGTTCGATAGGACCATAATACAGAAGGGAGTTCGTCAGCCCATTTACCCTTAGCTGCATCTAGCCGTGTTTTGAGAGCTTGGACAATCGTCCTGTTGGTAACCTCAACCTGTCCATTCCCTTGAGGGTATGCAACAGAGGTGAAAACTTGTTCAATCTTCATCTCTTGACACCATGCTCGAACTTTGGAACCACAGAACTGCCTCCCATTGTCCGAGGCCAACCTGCGAGGGATTCCGAAACGGCATACTATATTTTTCCACAGAAAATTGAGCACTTCATTTTCTGTAATTTTAGCTAGGGGCTCGGCCTCCACCCATTTAGAGAAATAGTCGACCGCAACCAATAAAAACTTTCTTTGCCCCGTGCTAACAGGGAATGGTCCTACAATATCCATTCCCCACTGATCAAAAGGACAAGCAGCTACTACTGCCTTCATGTATTCTGCAGGTCTCCACTGTAAGTTAGCATGTCTCTGACAATTATAACATGAATTAACCAGAGCTGATGAGTCTTTTCGCATGGTAGGCCAGAAGAATCCTGCCAGAAGTGCTTTTCGAGCTAGGGCAAGACTGCCCAGGTGACTGCCACAAGATCCCTCATGAATTTCTCGCAACACATAATTGGCCTCATCCGGGCCCAAGCATTTTAACAAAGGCTGAGAGAAGGATCGTTTGAacagaatttgattgatcatgacAAAGCGGAGGGCCCTTCTTTTTACTTCCCTTGCTTTTTTATTATCACTTGGCAGTTCTTTTGTAGTTAGATATTTGTGTATATCATACCTCCAATCCCCTTCTGGTACTTGGGCTAGCATGTCATTCAAAGTTTCTAGCTGGGACACGAGCTCCCGAACCCCATGACAATGGGATCCGGTCGGTCACTCAAAGCGCTGGCTAAACGGGCCAAGTGGTCGGTCTTGATGTTCTCTGTTCGGGGAATTAACTCAAATTTCATATCTGTGAATCCTTCTTTGGCCTTGTCCAATGCATTGGCATATTTCCTCATTTTATCGTCCTTGACTTCAAACTTTCCATTTCTCTATTGAATAGCTAATTGGGAATCGGAATATAGGATAGCTCGGGAAACCCCCAAATTCCGCGCTGCCTTAAGTTCGAGTAACAAGGCCTCGTATTCTGCTTCATTATTGGAGGCTCTGAAGTCTAGTCTGATTGAAATTTTAGTCTCTTCACCCCAAGGTGAGATTATTACAATTCCAGCTCCGCTCCCAGACTTGCATGATGACCCATCTACAAAGATCTTCCATAGTTCTTCTTGTTCTAGCTGAATTGTTTCTGCCAAGAAATCAGCTAGGGCTTGGGCTTTTATAGCTGTTTGAGCTTCATATTTGATATCGTACTCACTCAATTCTGTGATCCATCTGACCAGTCTACCCGATACATCCGGGTTAGCTGCGATCTTTCCCAAAGCACTATTGGTGAGTACAGTGATAGGATGTGAGAGAAAATAAGGCCTTAATTTTCTTGCTGTgataaaatccagtctgtgaattttgaattacagtctgttttaacggatcaaattcgttgattctcttcgtagaaacttctgatagattttctagtgcaatctatcagagggattaattatccgttcgtggacctgattgaagaacagttcgtccatcagtttcagggatatacaacaagagcagagaaatctgttggtgtccataatctcgcttcgagattggaggtaaaaatttataattgttatttaattttacacacacaatttaatcgttaagttttgatacccattatggaatcgttccatataaaatttttaaacttccgctgcaccgggtatcaattctgattgatctgatcgccgcgttgcTAGAGCAAGCTTTTCCTGAGTCAGGTAATTGAGCTCGGGTCCCCTCAGGGCGTGACTGACGAAATATACAGGCTGATGATTCATTCCGTCCTTTTTGACAAGGACCGAACTGACTGCTCGGGGTGTAACTGCCAAATATAAGAACAATTCTTCCCCTTGGGTAGGTTTATTCAATACGGGTAATTGTTTTAAGTAAGCCTTCAAGTCTTGGAATGCTTTCTCACTTTCTTCATTCCATTCAAAATTCTTCGTTTTCCTTAGTGCTTTAAAGAAAGGGAGGCTTTTATCTGCCGATCTGCTTATAAACCGGGCCAGTGCTGTAATTCTTCCCGTTAATCTCTGTACTTCCTGTATATTCTTAGGGGAGCTCATAGAAATGATAGCTTGAACTTTTTCAGGATTAGTTTCTATTCCCCTTTGCGTGACCATATAACCCAAAAACTTTCCAGCTCGGACTCCGAAAGTACACTTGTTAGGGTTTAGCTTAAGCTTGTAGCGCTTCAGGGTCTGAAATGGTTGAGTTAATTCGGTAATAAACTGGTCCGTAGTTCGGGTCTTGACTAGAATATCATCTGCATAGACTTCGATATTCTTCCCAATTTGTTGCTCGAATACTTTATCCATCAGCCTTTGATATGTAGCCCCAGCATTTTTGAGCCCAAATGGCATAACTACGTAACAATATGTTCTTGTTGACGTCACAAAACTTACTTTATCCTTGTCCTCTCTGGCTAATGGGATTTGATGATATCCTTGATAGGCGTCCAAGAAGCTGAGCAGCTCGTGTCCTGCTGTCGAATCGACAAGTTGATCAATTCTAGGTAACGGATAACAGTCCTTTGGACATGCCTTGTTTAGGTCCCGAAAATCCACGCACATGCGACATTTGCCTGAGGACTTTGGCACCAGCACTATATTGGACAGCCAGGTCGGGAAGTAGATTTCCTCGATGTGTCCCGCTCTGAGTAATTCGTCCACTTGTTCCTTTATAAACGCATCCTTTTCGGGACCGAAGTTCCGTTTCTTTTGGATAATAGGGCGACAACTCTTTATTATATTAAGTTTGTGCTCTGCCACTTCCCGATGTACCCCTGTCAGGTCGGAAACCGACCATGCAAAAACATCCTTATTTTTTTCCAAGCATTCCAGTAGCGGTTTCTTCAACCGTGTTTCAAGGGTGTGAGAAATTTTCACCACCCCAGAGGGAGGTGATATCATGATTTCCTCAATTTCTTCTTCAGTGGTGACAGATGTGTCCTCTATCAAGTTTACTTTTTCCATCCCAGAAAGTCCAGGTCTGCCAACATTAACAGTCCTGGAAACCTTTTGCTCTATTCTGACCTCCTCTACATAACATTTGCGAGCTATGATTTGGTCCCCTTCTACTTCACCAACCTCATTTCCCACCGggaattttattttctgatgcAGGGCTGATGCCACGGCCATGAAAGTGGTCATGGCAGGTCTGCCTAATATGGCATTGTAGGCAGACGGAGTGTCAACAATAATGAAACTCACAATCCTGGTTTTGCGGATGCTGCTTTTACCCAGAGTTAAGGGTAAATGCACTAACCCCACAGGTCGTATGGCATGACCTGTGAAACCAAAGAGTGATGTTACGACTGGTTCTATCTTGTACTGCCCCAAGTCCATTTGATTTATTGCTTCCTGAAATAGAACGTTGACAGAGCTGCCTGAATCCACAAATATCCGGGCTACATCATAATTTGCGATCATAGCCCTTATTACTAGTGCGTCATTATGGTTGCTAGCCACCCCTTTCATATCTTCCGGTCCAAAAGATAGAGTCGGGCCAGTATGGACAATCTGATTGTCAATCTCCATATTCATTAACTTTCTGCTTCTAGTCTTCCTAGCTCGGTTGGAATCACCATCAGTAGGACCTCCAGAAATCATGTTGATAATTCCTCGAGCGGGCGGGGCTGGTCTCTGATGAGCTCGGTCATCCCTGGACTGTTCTTGATTGGGTTGGTTGAAATCTTCATGGGGAGGAGCAGTCCTGGCTCTTTGTCTTGACCTTCCTCCCTGTCCCCTGTTCGGGCGATACCTTTCCTGACGggtcaatatattttttaattcagaGTGTTGCTGTattattctttcaatttcttgatCTAATTGATGACAGTCCTCCGTCGTATGCCCATACTCATTGTGAAAGTGACAATATTTATCTGATTCCCTATTACGAGGTCCCTTCTCAGCCCAGGGAGGCCTCTGCGTGAGTTTACGATCGTCACAAATTTGTAAAGCTCGTACTTTGTTCATGCGTAAAGGGGTGAGAGAAGTGAACTCTCCCAACAAAACGGGCCGGAATGGCTGTCCCATTACCGAATTATTGTTAGGAACCCTATTGCCCTTTGTACTTTTTGGTCGTTCCCTCTTCACAGCAGCTCTAGAAACCTGTATTTCTTCCATGTTGACATATTTCTCCGCTCGGGCGAGTAGTTCCTCGTATGTTTCCGCTGGTCTTTTTATTAGGGATTtgagaaaatcttttgtatCCAGCCCTTGCATGAAGGCACTGATAAGAAGATCTGGTGTCGCAGTGGGTACCTCAAGAGCCAAGGCACTAAACCTGCGGATATATGCTCTCAAATTTTCATGCTCCC
Proteins encoded:
- the LOC140877758 gene encoding uncharacterized protein; amino-acid sequence: MANQNGDHPNLEELIAQAVQRALAERGEANPLHPEHNAYLDEIKKLKEEMEQLRKKQVGYLATTTRNIPFTQEILDADLPKQFKLPHVGEYDGKGDLEDHLARFENAALLHKYSDQIKCRAFLTTLIGPAQQWFNMLCPGEIKEFRDFSKSLVHHFASSKKHPTTTVSLFAIKQREHENLRAYIRRFSALALEVPTATPDLLISAFMQGLDTKDFLKSLIKRPAETYEELLARAEKYVNMEEIQVSRAAVKRERPKSTKGNRVPNNNSVMGQPFRPVLLGEFTSLTPLRMNKVRALQICDDRKLTQRPPWAEKGPRNRESDKYCHFHNEYGHTTEDCHQLDQEIERIIQQHSELKNILTRQERYRPNRGQGGRSRQRARTAPPHEDFNQPNQEQSRDDRAHQRPAPPARGIINMISGGPTDGDSNRARKTRSRKLMNMEIDNQIVHTGPTLSFGPEDMKGVASNHNDALVIRAMIANYDVARIFVDSGSSVNVLFQEAINQMDLGQYKIEPVVTSLFGFTGHAIRPVGLVHLPLTLGKSSIRKTRIVSFIIVDTPSAYNAILGRPAMTTFMAVASALHQKIKFPVGNEVGEVEGDQIIARKCYVEEVRIEQKVSRTVNVGRPGLSGMEKVNLIEDTSVTTEEEIEEIMISPPSGVVKISHTLETRLKKPLLECLEKNKDVFAWSVSDLTGVHREVAEHKLNIIKSCRPIIQKKRNFGPEKDAFIKEQVDELLRAGHIEEIYFPTWLSNIVLVPKSSGKCRMCVDFRDLNKACPKDCYPLPRIDQLVDSTAGHELLSFLDAYQGYHQIPLAREDKDKVSFVTSTRTYCYVVMPFGLKNAGATYQRLMDKVFEQQIGKNIEVYADDILVKTRTTDQFITELTQPFQTLKRYKLKLNPNKCTFGVRAGKFLGYMVTQRGIETNPEKVQAIISMSSPKNIQEVQRLTGRITALARFISRSADKSLPFFKALRKTKNFEWNEESEKAFQDLKAYLKQLPVLNKPTQGEELFLYLAVTPRAVSSVLVKKDGMNHQPRNGKFEVKDDKMRKYANALDKAKEGFTDMKFELIPRTENIKTDHLARLASALSDRPDPIVMGFGSSCPS